In the Bacillus shivajii genome, one interval contains:
- a CDS encoding IS110 family RNA-guided transposase, which produces MGTSKSYHIQGKKGSLFRDQLRGVDLEKVLIVSIDAAKLHQKALICNYFGDVIEKPFFFSVNTDGISYLCSKINNAITNNDAQRIFLGVEATGHYYEDIVRELGYKGFGVKIFNAYTTFEERASALNWCKTDDIDLVALAHCIKNNKGTEFTLAEGIQRQLLTFTRVRRQEIRKRSSLQMEIRVLMDHIWREFQGYAVQEGNKRKKVKVFSDFWGKSSLFFMSHFPHPSYILELGEVGLLRLSKEHNLKLRKSTIEKLLYVANQALSRSLAELRPELVVLKTKLEDLERVNKNIRSFGQEIETLLLQTEGKLLLSTRGIGVVTAAELYSEIGDISQYENPGQIIKKAGTNPIMKQSGGGKGYFGRISKQGNPHLRYIIYNLGRCLSMHNKDLQPFVARLKEKGKHARKVFIALGNKFIKIAFAMLRDKRPFISKVTPYEILEEINKKLSYNCLISTTNTSHKTLSAA; this is translated from the coding sequence ATGGGGACTAGTAAAAGTTATCATATTCAAGGCAAAAAAGGAAGTTTATTTCGAGATCAATTGAGAGGAGTGGACTTAGAAAAAGTACTCATCGTCTCTATTGATGCAGCGAAACTTCATCAAAAGGCCTTGATATGCAACTACTTTGGCGATGTTATTGAGAAACCATTTTTCTTTTCTGTCAATACAGATGGAATATCTTACTTATGTTCAAAGATTAATAATGCGATTACGAACAATGACGCTCAAAGAATTTTCCTTGGTGTTGAAGCTACTGGACATTACTATGAGGATATTGTCCGTGAGCTTGGCTATAAAGGATTTGGTGTTAAAATATTCAATGCTTATACTACCTTCGAGGAGCGTGCTAGCGCACTGAATTGGTGTAAGACAGATGATATAGACCTCGTAGCCCTTGCCCACTGTATTAAGAATAATAAAGGCACTGAATTTACTTTGGCAGAAGGTATCCAGCGTCAACTTCTTACCTTCACAAGAGTGAGGAGACAAGAAATCAGAAAGCGCTCTTCTCTTCAAATGGAGATCCGGGTGTTAATGGATCACATTTGGCGTGAATTTCAAGGCTATGCCGTCCAAGAAGGAAACAAACGGAAAAAAGTTAAAGTTTTTAGCGACTTTTGGGGGAAGTCTTCCCTCTTCTTCATGAGTCATTTTCCACATCCTTCTTATATCCTTGAGCTAGGAGAAGTAGGGCTTCTAAGGCTTTCTAAGGAACACAATTTGAAATTGCGTAAGAGTACAATTGAAAAGCTCTTGTATGTGGCAAACCAGGCCCTTTCTCGCTCGCTTGCAGAGCTTAGACCAGAACTAGTTGTACTTAAAACTAAGCTGGAAGATCTAGAAAGGGTAAACAAAAATATCCGTTCATTTGGACAAGAGATTGAAACACTCCTTCTTCAAACGGAGGGCAAGCTCCTTCTGTCTACTCGTGGTATCGGCGTGGTCACCGCTGCAGAACTTTATAGCGAAATAGGTGATATTTCTCAATACGAGAACCCTGGACAAATCATTAAAAAAGCTGGAACTAATCCTATCATGAAACAATCAGGTGGTGGAAAAGGGTATTTTGGGCGCATTTCGAAGCAAGGAAATCCTCACCTTCGTTATATCATTTATAACCTTGGTCGTTGCCTATCTATGCACAATAAAGATCTACAACCATTTGTAGCGAGATTAAAAGAAAAAGGAAAACACGCTCGTAAAGTTTTTATTGCCTTAGGGAACAAGTTTATTAAAATTGCCTTTGCGATGCTTCGTGATAAAAGGCCATTTATTTCGAAAGTAACACCATATGAAATCTTAGAAGAAATCAATAAAAAACTATCATACAACTGTCTGATAAGTACAACTAACACAAGTCATAAAACTTTATCAGCTGCATAA